The following coding sequences lie in one Zingiber officinale cultivar Zhangliang chromosome 2B, Zo_v1.1, whole genome shotgun sequence genomic window:
- the LOC122046073 gene encoding peptidyl-prolyl cis-trans isomerase FKBP53-like, translating into MAFWGVEVKPGKPYTHVHDQARGRLRIGQATLGNGKATTKSVVQCNVGKKSPVLLCSLIPDKTEACPLELEFEEEGEVLFSVIGPRSVHLSGYYIGSGRSGRDGGDDTDSYGEDIGVDDSESYEEFDSDEDEYESDFIDDGDIDMFPLSPRHKNNVVIEEIVDDEKPTNRNNTRRRLKKKSQVSDTDNEDDNSQLQLIVKPKNTAVVESEDEDGFPISSLLRKNVNKNESGDEKTDKKTVDEDKKRKIDAISQETEPSRGVTGVEQNHVLGDNVETHVGEGKRKKKKEKTVKEYKELAEEAIKGDANAIPNANGVDQNHPSEAEKPLNENDRSSGGKKKKNRKKKAKEETAHEKVGEETGLNETEMNQDTTEVKLGSDSAEVEQSVREALNDEVPDDKSLLQKAKKKKKAKKGSNPQNDSNVKEPVIAPEEHNHEHKTRTFSNGLSVEELSMGKPDGKKASPGSKVLVNYVGKLKNGKIFDSNVGTRPFKFRLGVGHVIKGWDVGIAGMRIGDKRRLNIPPSMGYGNKNVGKIPANSWLYFDVELVDVK; encoded by the exons ATGGCGTTTTGGG GAGTGGAGGTGAAGCCCGGAAAACCTTACACTCACGTCCACGACCAAGCTCGCGGAAGGCTTCGCATCGGCCAG GCGACGTTGGGAAATGGTAAGGCTACCACAAAGAGCGTGGTGCAGTGCAATGTTGGCAAAAAGAGTCCTGTTTTGCTTTGCAGTTTGATTCCTGATAAAACTGAGGCCTGTCCTCTAGAGCTCGAGTTTGAGGAGGAGGGCGAGGTTCTCTTCTCAGTCATAGGGCCGAGAAGCGTCCACCTTTCTGGATATTATATTGGCAGTGGCCGGAGCGGCAGGGATGGTGGAGACGATAC CGATTCATATGGCGAAGATATTGGAGTGGACGATTCTGAGAGCTATGAGGAGTTTGACAGTGATGAAGACGAGTATGAATCGGACTTCATTGATGATGGTGACATTGACATGTTCCCACTCTCTCCTCGTCATAAAAACAATG TTGTAATTGAGGAGATTGTAGACGATGAAAAACCAACAAATCGAAATAATACGCGTCGACGTTTgaagaaaaagagtcaagtgagtGATACTGATAATGAGGATGACAATTCTCAGCTCCAACTGATTGTCAAGCCTAAGAACACTGCAGTCGTtgaaagtgaagatgaagatggtTTTCCAATCTCTTCTTTGTTAAGGAAAAATGTGAACAAGAATGAATCTGGAGATGAGAAAACAGATAAGAAGACAGTCGATGAAGACAAGAAAAGAAAGATTGATGCAATTAGTCAAGAGACTGAACCTTCAAG GGGTGTTACTGGTGTTGAGCAGAACCATGTCCTTGGTGATAATGTTGAAACTCATGTGGGCGAAGGGAAgcggaaaaagaagaaagagaagactGTGAAGGAGTACAAAGAACTTGCAGAAGAAGCAATTAAAGGGGATGCAAATGCAATTCCTAATGCCAATGGCGTAGATCAAAATCACCCCTCTGAAGCTGAGAAACCACTTAATGAAAA TGACAGAAGCAGTGGCggtaaaaagaagaagaatagaaagaaaaaAGCTAAAGAGGAAACTGCTCATGAAAAAGTTGGTGAAGAGACTGGTTTGAACGAAACAGAAATGAATCAAGACACTACAGAGGTTAAATTGGGTTCTGATAGCGCAGAAGTGGAACAATCTGTAAGAGAAGCACTGAATGATGA GGTTCCTGATGATAaaagcctcttgcaaaaagccaagaagaagaaaaaggcaaaGAAGGGCAGTAACCCGCAGAATGATTCCAATGTGAAGGAGCCTGTCATTGCGCCAGAAGAACATAATCATGAACACAAAACGAGaacattttcaaatggtttgtcTGTAGAGGAGCTCTCTATGGGCAAGCCTGATGGGAAGAAAGCTTCTCCTGGGAGTAAG GTTTTGGTAAACTATGTTGGCAAGCTAAAGAATGGAAAGATTTTCGACTCAAATGTTGGCACAAGACCTTTTAAATTCCGCCTTG GTGTTGGGCATGTCATCAAGGGATGGGATGTCGGCATTGCTG GTATGCGAATTGGGGACAAAAGAAGACTCAACATTCCGCCATCAATGGG TTACGGGAACAAGAATGTCGGAAAAATACCAGCAAACTCATGGCTCTACTTTGACGTGGAGCTGGTGGATGTTAAATGA
- the LOC122046074 gene encoding cyanidin 3-O-glucoside 7-O-glucosyltransferase (acyl-glucose)-like — MMRKEESLSSYFVPCFHSLKQHANFLATLSLLLLLGISEQGCFCSGQVPEPEFTREDFPADFIFGAGTSAYQMEGAVAEDGRNPSVWDTFTHSGKMFDKSTGDVACDGYHRYKEDAKLAADMGLDSYRFSISWPRLLPNGRGMVNPKGVEYYNNLINELLKYGIKPHITLYHLDLPQVLEDEYAGWLSPKILEDFTAYANVCFREFGDRVSQWTTIVEPNIIAMAAYDNAVLPPNRCSNPFGLFNCTVGNSTTEPYIALHNLLLAHASVVKLYKTKYQARQNGVIGLNLYTYWCYPYTNSTLDVQATQRTLDFLLGCILNPLVFGDYPKVMKKIVGSRLPSFTKEQSKLVKGSFDFIGINHYSSMWVQDNSKAFETPLRDFSADFLAKFSFSKDLPPISQILPIGMPVDSAGLQHCLEYIRDAYGNPPVYIEENGYALLTNETIHDVERIDYLSAYIGSLRDAIRNGANVKGYFVWSFMDVFEFLAGYQLRYGLYHVDFVGGTLARRPKLSALWYSKFLNKTDPRMNWKAHASQ; from the exons ATGATGAGGAAGGAAGAAAGCTTATCGAGTTACTTCGTTCCTTGTTTCCACTCGCTGAAACAACATGCCAATTTCCTCGCCACTTTGTCTCTGCTCTTGCTCTTGGGAATTAGCGAGCAAGGTTGCTTTTGTTCAGGGCAGGTGCCCGAGCCAGAGTTCACCAGGGAGGACTTCCCGGCCGACTTCATCTTCGGAGCAGGAACCTCTGCTTATCAG ATGGAAGGTGCAGTAGCAGAGGATGGTAGAAATCCAAGTGTATGGGATACGTTCACTCATTCAG gaAAAATGTTCGACAAAAGCACCGGGGATGTAGCATGCGACGGGTATCATAGATATAAG gaAGATGCCAAGTTGGCTGCTGATATGGGACTTGACTCCTACAGATTCTCCATCTCTTGGCCAAGGCTTCTACCAA ATGGAAGAGGAATGGTTAATCCAAAGGGGGTGGAATATTACAACAATCTCATCAATGAGCTTCTGAAATATG GCATCAAACCGCACATCACACTCTACCATCTCGATCTGCCTCAAGTGCTCGAAGATGAGTATGCAGGATGGCTAAGTCCTAAAATACT GGAGGACTTCACGGCTTATGCCAATGTATGCTTTCGCGAATTCGGGGATAGAGTATCTCAATGGACCACTATCGTTGAACCAAACATAATAGCAATGGCAGCGTACGACAATGCAGTGCTTCCCCCCAATAGATGTTCCAACCCTTTCGGCCTATTCAATTGCACCGTTGGTAATTCCACCACCGAACCATACATTGCGCTTCACAACCTCTTGTTGGCACATGCTTCGGTCGTCAAGCTTTACAAAACCAAATACCAA GCCAGACAAAATGGGGTTATAGGGTTGAACTTGTACACTTATTGGTGCTATCCCTATACGAACTCTACATTGGATGTTCAAGCGACTCAAAGAACATTGGATTTCCTCTTAGGATG TATATTGAATCCCTTAGTGTTCGGAGACTACCCGAAGGTGATGAAGAAGATCGTCGGTTCGAGACTCCCTTCCTTTACCAAAGAACAATCGAAGCTAGTGAAAGGTTCATTCGACTTCATTGGCATAAACCATTATAGCTCAATGTGGGTTCAGGATAACTCGAAGGCTTTCGAGACTCCTCTACGCGACTTCAGTGCGGATTTCCTCGCCAAATTTTCAT TTTCAAAAGATTTGCCGCCGATCAGTCAG ATACTTCCTATTGGCATGCCGGTAGACTCTGCAGGTCTACAACACTGCTTGGAGTACATCAGGGATGCTTATGGGAATCCTCCGGTCTACATCGAAGAAAACG GCTATGCTCTCTTAACAAATGAGACAATTCACGACGTCGAAAGGATCGACTACTTGAGCGCTTACATTGGGAGCCTGCGCGATGCGATCAG GAATGGAGCGAACGTGAAGGGGTACTTCGTGTGGTCTTTTATGGATGTGTTCGAGTTTTTGGCAGGGTATCAGCTTCGATACGGCCTTTATCATGTGGACTTTGTAGGGGGCACCCTTGCGAGGCGACCGAAACTCTCGGCTCTTTGGTACTCCAAATTCTTGAACAAGACCGACCCGAGAATGAATTGGAAAGCACATGCTTCTCAGTAG